The Halorussus salinus genome includes a region encoding these proteins:
- a CDS encoding DUF4112 domain-containing protein, with protein MENEPDEHGERIEVTVEEEPPGMERVRAIADLLDEAIELPVINYKIGLDPILGILPVGGDAVSAAISLYIVAEGAQMGASKDTIMRMLFNIGVDAVIGSIPVLGTLVDAVWKANVRNVEMLEDEFGADDEFESY; from the coding sequence ATGGAAAACGAACCCGACGAACACGGCGAGCGAATCGAAGTAACGGTCGAGGAGGAACCGCCGGGGATGGAGCGCGTGCGGGCCATCGCCGACCTGCTGGACGAGGCCATCGAACTGCCGGTAATCAACTACAAAATCGGGCTGGACCCGATTCTCGGCATCCTGCCGGTCGGCGGTGACGCCGTGTCGGCGGCCATCTCGCTATACATCGTCGCCGAGGGTGCCCAGATGGGTGCCTCGAAGGACACCATCATGCGGATGCTGTTCAACATCGGCGTGGACGCCGTTATCGGGTCGATTCCGGTCCTCGGGACGCTCGTGGACGCCGTCTGGAAGGCCAACGTGCGCAACGTCGAGATGCTGGAAGACGAGTTCGGCGCGGACGACGAGTTCGAGAGCTACTGA